GTCGGGACTCCCGACGGCTCATGTTAATTCACATATCCTGAGATCTCCTGGCCATGATGGCGTAGATGGACACCGAGATGACGATTATCAGGCCGTGGACCAGCCTGGTCCAAAATCCCGCAAGGCCAGCGCTGACTATTCCTGCCTCTATTATCCCTATTATTATAGACCCGATGAGGGTTCCGTAGATGGTTCCCTCCCCTCCGTAGGCCGAAGTCCCTCCTACGAAGACCGAGGCGAACACCAGCAGCATATAGCCCTCACCCTGGGTAGGCCACCAGTTGGCCAGCTCCAGCGTCGCCAGGACCCCGGCGAAGGCGGAGAGGACTCCCATCAGGATAAAGGCCTTTATCCTGACCTTCGCCACCGGTATACCCATCATGGCGGCGGTCTTTCGGTTGTCCCCTATGAAAAGCAACGAATCTCCGAAAGGGTGGCGGTTCAACAGAAGGGCTAGCCCTAGAGCGATAGCCAGACACCAGAGGGACTGTACGGGAATCTCTCCCGACACTCTGCCAACGAAGAGACTGTAGACCTCGGTGCCCCTGACCGACGCCAGGCTCAGGGCTATTCCGTCGGACAGGAGGAGTATGAGCCCCCGCCAGAAAAACTGGGTTCCTATTGTGGCTATTATCGAAGGGACCCCTATCCTCACAACTATGAGGCCGTTTATCCATCCCATTATGGCCCCCGATGCTATGGCCAGGACGAAGGCCACCGCCCCGGATCCTGTGGCTAAAAAGGCCTCTGCGAAGACGTAGGCCGCAGCGGCGCAGACAGATGGGAAGCTCAGGTCCATCTCTCCGACCACCACCAGCAGGGTCATCCCCAGGGACAAAATTGCGGTAACAGGTATGGTGGACAGAAAGGAACGGTATATCCTGGGGTTCAGAAAGGTCCTGGGGCTTGCGATGGCGAACAGGACTAAGAGGCCGATAAGGCCCAAGGTTACCAGTATGCCCCTTCTATGGGACTCCCACAGACACCTCATAGTTTCGCCTCTCCGTTAAGGCCGATCATCTTAGCC
The uncultured Dethiosulfovibrio sp. genome window above contains:
- a CDS encoding ABC transporter permease; protein product: MRCLWESHRRGILVTLGLIGLLVLFAIASPRTFLNPRIYRSFLSTIPVTAILSLGMTLLVVVGEMDLSFPSVCAAAAYVFAEAFLATGSGAVAFVLAIASGAIMGWINGLIVVRIGVPSIIATIGTQFFWRGLILLLSDGIALSLASVRGTEVYSLFVGRVSGEIPVQSLWCLAIALGLALLLNRHPFGDSLLFIGDNRKTAAMMGIPVAKVRIKAFILMGVLSAFAGVLATLELANWWPTQGEGYMLLVFASVFVGGTSAYGGEGTIYGTLIGSIIIGIIEAGIVSAGLAGFWTRLVHGLIIVISVSIYAIMARRSQDM